The proteins below are encoded in one region of Paenarthrobacter ilicis:
- a CDS encoding ABC transporter ATP-binding protein has product MAVLNAQDLTLQYEQRKVVEGLSTEIPEGKVTMIVGANACGKSTLLRGLSRLLKPAGGTVTLDGKDIHSRPAKELARTLGLLPQHPTAPDGITVRDLVGRGRYPHQGFFRSWSESDDAAVQRALDATDTLELAERDIDELSGGQRQRVWIAMALAQETDVLLLDEPTTYLDLAHQVEVLDLITDLNRSRGTTVAIVLHDLNLAARYADHVIAMKGGRIVAEGAATAVVTEELVFNVFGLESRVVPDPISGTPLIVPIGRHHARTASTNELEIAS; this is encoded by the coding sequence ATGGCCGTCCTTAATGCCCAGGACCTGACGCTGCAATACGAGCAGCGCAAAGTGGTGGAGGGCCTGTCCACCGAAATCCCCGAAGGCAAAGTGACCATGATCGTGGGCGCCAACGCCTGCGGAAAGTCCACTTTGCTCCGCGGCCTGTCACGCCTATTGAAGCCCGCCGGTGGCACCGTCACGTTGGACGGCAAGGATATCCACAGCCGCCCTGCCAAGGAACTTGCCCGTACCCTCGGCCTGCTGCCCCAGCACCCCACCGCCCCGGACGGCATCACCGTCCGCGACCTGGTGGGCCGGGGCCGGTACCCGCACCAGGGCTTCTTCCGGAGCTGGAGCGAGTCCGACGACGCCGCGGTGCAGCGTGCGCTGGACGCCACGGACACGCTGGAGCTCGCTGAGCGGGACATCGATGAACTCTCCGGCGGGCAGCGCCAGCGCGTGTGGATCGCCATGGCCCTGGCCCAGGAAACCGATGTGCTGCTGCTGGACGAGCCCACCACCTACCTGGACCTGGCGCACCAGGTTGAGGTCCTGGACCTGATCACCGACCTCAACCGCAGCCGCGGCACCACCGTGGCGATCGTGCTGCACGATCTCAACCTTGCTGCGCGCTACGCGGACCACGTCATCGCCATGAAGGGCGGGCGCATCGTGGCCGAAGGTGCTGCCACGGCAGTGGTCACGGAGGAACTCGTGTTCAACGTTTTCGGCTTGGAATCACGGGTGGTCCCGGATCCCATTTCAGGCACACCGCTGATCGTCCCCATCGGACGCCACCACGCACGTACCGCTTCAACCAACGAACTGGAGATCGCATCATGA
- a CDS encoding FecCD family ABC transporter permease — protein sequence MTTKTAPVVELNDNVSAKRPRPLALGRVLSPTFWLGFALLAMFAVYVLLGSYTVTIPDFFTIVINHLTVGEKIPGASFIVMEHKLPRAVVGTMIGVAFGLAGALFQTMLRNPLASPDIIGISYGASAAAVTAIVIFGASGAVVSGAALGGALGVAAIIYAISRGSGAGAGGGSRGNAAGNRLILAGVGIAAALHAVVNFLMTRADIRTAADALIWLNGSLNSSTWDRAGVLLVSLLVLIPAVIALAGPLRILELGDDTAAGLGIKVNAARLGLVLTAVALAAVATAAAGPVAFVAFLAGPISRRIVRKPSLPASALTGALIVLLADFFASNIAPVILDGTVLPVGVVTGALGAPFLLWLLVTSNRKEA from the coding sequence ATCACCACCAAAACCGCCCCCGTGGTGGAACTCAATGACAATGTTTCCGCCAAACGCCCTCGCCCTTTGGCGCTTGGGCGCGTACTGAGCCCCACCTTCTGGCTCGGATTCGCCCTCCTGGCCATGTTTGCCGTGTACGTCCTCCTGGGCAGTTACACCGTGACCATCCCGGATTTCTTCACCATCGTAATCAACCACCTGACCGTCGGGGAGAAAATCCCCGGTGCCAGCTTCATCGTCATGGAACACAAACTGCCCCGGGCGGTGGTGGGCACCATGATCGGCGTTGCCTTCGGCTTGGCCGGTGCGCTGTTCCAAACAATGCTCCGCAACCCCTTGGCGAGTCCGGACATTATCGGAATCAGCTACGGTGCCAGCGCTGCCGCAGTGACGGCAATCGTGATTTTTGGCGCTTCAGGTGCCGTGGTTTCGGGGGCTGCGTTGGGCGGCGCCTTGGGTGTTGCCGCTATTATCTACGCGATCTCCCGCGGATCAGGGGCAGGCGCCGGCGGAGGAAGCCGCGGCAACGCTGCCGGCAACCGGCTCATCCTTGCCGGGGTCGGAATCGCCGCGGCCCTTCACGCGGTGGTCAACTTCCTCATGACCCGCGCCGATATCCGCACCGCTGCGGATGCCCTGATCTGGCTCAACGGTTCCCTCAATTCGTCCACGTGGGACCGCGCAGGTGTGCTGCTGGTTTCCCTGCTGGTCCTGATACCTGCCGTCATTGCCCTCGCGGGACCGTTGCGCATCCTCGAATTGGGGGATGACACCGCCGCGGGACTCGGTATCAAGGTCAACGCAGCCAGGCTGGGCCTGGTCCTGACCGCCGTCGCGCTGGCTGCGGTGGCAACGGCCGCTGCTGGTCCGGTAGCGTTTGTCGCTTTCCTTGCCGGGCCCATATCCCGGCGGATTGTGCGCAAACCGAGCCTCCCGGCGTCGGCCCTCACCGGCGCACTGATAGTGCTCCTGGCTGATTTCTTCGCATCCAACATCGCACCCGTCATCCTTGACGGGACCGTCCTCCCTGTCGGCGTCGTCACCGGCGCACTGGGTGCTCCCTTCCTGCTGTGGCTGCTGGTCACGTCAAACCGAAAGGAGGCCTGA
- a CDS encoding FecCD family ABC transporter permease, which yields MKLSTTTTLRGRSGGTLVSAGPGGTTPDSVEAGRGAGSRGTADKRTAATRSAWLLVAVVVLAAVSAASLAIGARGLPLATVWEALTNFNAADGNHAVVIARIPRTVLGLLAGAALGLAGAAMQGVARNPLADPGILGLNAGAALAVVIGIYVFGIGSLTGYIWFAFVGAAVAAVVVYAIASRGRDGATPVKLALAGAALSAGLFSLLNVILVSSQDTFDRFRFWQVGSIGGRDWSVLLPALPFLATGAVIILAGGRVLNSLALGDDIARGLGQNVGLSRGVTALGIVLLCGSATALAGPIGFLGLVIPHAVRFLTGPDYRWILPFSMVSAPILLISADIIGRVILLPGEVPAGIMTALVGAPVFIWLIRRGKGAGL from the coding sequence ATGAAACTGAGTACGACGACGACACTTCGGGGGCGGAGCGGTGGCACTTTGGTGTCTGCCGGTCCGGGAGGCACCACCCCTGATTCCGTGGAAGCCGGCAGGGGAGCCGGCTCCCGTGGAACAGCGGACAAGCGCACTGCAGCCACGCGCAGCGCTTGGCTGTTGGTGGCCGTCGTCGTACTCGCAGCAGTATCTGCCGCATCCTTGGCGATCGGCGCACGCGGACTTCCCCTCGCCACGGTGTGGGAAGCACTCACCAACTTCAACGCTGCGGACGGCAACCATGCTGTGGTCATTGCCCGGATTCCCCGCACGGTCCTGGGCCTTCTGGCCGGCGCCGCGCTGGGCCTCGCAGGTGCGGCCATGCAAGGCGTGGCCCGCAACCCGTTGGCGGATCCAGGCATTCTTGGCCTCAACGCCGGTGCGGCACTGGCCGTCGTCATCGGGATCTACGTCTTCGGCATTGGCTCCCTGACCGGCTACATCTGGTTCGCCTTCGTCGGAGCCGCAGTGGCCGCCGTCGTGGTGTACGCCATTGCCTCCCGAGGGCGGGACGGTGCCACTCCGGTCAAACTTGCGCTTGCGGGAGCGGCCCTCAGCGCCGGTCTTTTCTCCCTTTTGAACGTCATCCTTGTGTCCAGCCAGGACACTTTTGACCGCTTCCGCTTCTGGCAAGTGGGCAGCATCGGCGGCCGCGACTGGTCCGTGCTTCTTCCCGCACTTCCATTCCTGGCAACGGGTGCAGTGATCATCCTGGCTGGCGGCCGTGTCCTCAACAGCCTGGCGCTGGGGGACGATATTGCTCGCGGACTTGGCCAGAACGTTGGCTTGTCCCGCGGAGTGACCGCCTTGGGTATCGTCCTGCTGTGTGGTTCGGCCACGGCGTTGGCTGGCCCCATCGGTTTCCTCGGCTTGGTCATTCCGCATGCTGTCCGCTTCCTGACCGGCCCGGATTACCGCTGGATCCTGCCGTTTTCCATGGTCTCAGCACCCATCCTGCTGATCAGCGCGGACATCATTGGCCGCGTGATCCTGCTCCCGGGAGAGGTCCCCGCTGGAATCATGACTGCCCTGGTTGGCGCGCCGGTGTTTATCTGGCTCATCCGTCGTGGAAAGGGGGCCGGACTGTGA
- a CDS encoding iron-siderophore ABC transporter substrate-binding protein: MASLLPRRALLKTAGTATAALAAVALTLTGCSTGPATTSPASEQAESAAFPVTIKNVFGETTIKEQPKRVVTVSWVNDDVAIALGVVPVGVPKNEWGNNDKGSTPWKDAALEKLGAGFGTDKAPVQYSEADGINFTEIAKLNPDVILAAYSGLEEADYKKLSEIAPVVAQPELAYGTPWQESTTLIGKALGKEAEAKKLVEDTESTVKDKVSKFPQIKDKTFIYGNLEPAKGDGANVYTAIDNRPRFLSEIGMKLAPVVEENTKSKTEFFIPWSAEKANELESDIFVTWVPDASTADAIKADPLLGQIPAIKKGALVADSDQTLTLSISASSPLSLPWALDTFLPQLGKAADAAGK; this comes from the coding sequence GTGGCTTCCCTTCTCCCACGCCGCGCCCTGCTCAAGACAGCAGGAACCGCGACGGCCGCCCTGGCCGCCGTCGCCCTCACCCTCACTGGCTGCTCCACCGGCCCGGCCACCACGTCGCCGGCGTCTGAGCAGGCCGAGTCCGCGGCTTTCCCCGTGACCATCAAAAACGTCTTCGGCGAGACCACCATCAAGGAACAGCCCAAGCGCGTAGTCACCGTTTCGTGGGTCAATGACGATGTCGCGATTGCTTTGGGTGTCGTTCCTGTGGGTGTGCCCAAGAACGAATGGGGCAATAACGACAAGGGCTCAACCCCCTGGAAGGACGCCGCACTGGAGAAGCTCGGTGCAGGTTTCGGCACGGACAAGGCTCCCGTCCAGTACTCCGAGGCAGATGGCATCAACTTCACCGAGATCGCCAAGCTCAACCCGGACGTCATCCTGGCCGCCTACTCAGGCTTGGAAGAAGCTGATTACAAGAAGCTCAGCGAAATCGCTCCCGTGGTGGCCCAGCCGGAGCTCGCGTACGGCACCCCGTGGCAGGAAAGCACCACCCTGATCGGCAAGGCCTTGGGCAAGGAAGCTGAAGCCAAGAAGCTGGTTGAAGACACCGAGTCAACTGTCAAGGACAAGGTTTCCAAGTTCCCGCAGATCAAGGACAAGACCTTCATCTACGGCAACCTCGAGCCTGCCAAGGGTGACGGCGCCAACGTCTACACCGCCATCGACAACCGCCCCCGTTTCCTCTCCGAAATCGGCATGAAGCTGGCCCCCGTGGTTGAAGAGAACACCAAGAGCAAGACCGAATTCTTCATTCCCTGGTCTGCTGAAAAGGCCAATGAGCTGGAATCAGACATCTTCGTGACCTGGGTCCCCGACGCTTCCACGGCCGATGCCATCAAGGCAGACCCCCTGCTCGGCCAGATCCCGGCCATCAAGAAGGGTGCCCTGGTTGCCGACTCGGACCAGACGCTAACGCTCTCCATCTCCGCTTCTTCGCCGCTCAGCCTGCCGTGGGCACTGGATACCTTCCTCCCGCAGCTGGGTAAAGCAGCAGACGCAGCAGGCAAGTAA
- a CDS encoding FBP domain-containing protein, whose translation MQKITAQQIRSSFINASRSEAAKLNLPTTFDTLDWDNLEFLGWRDEKMPQRGYLVVEHQGKLTGILLRAPEGGSGKKRVVLCELCRDVYSKEDVYLWVAKKAGQSGKDGNTVGTLICAEFSCSTNVRKAPPVNEINPDPAVVVDRQIAGLGERTALFLDRVLGDSKRRAK comes from the coding sequence ATGCAGAAAATCACCGCCCAGCAAATCCGTTCGTCCTTCATCAATGCCAGCCGCTCCGAGGCTGCAAAACTCAACCTCCCCACCACCTTTGACACGCTGGACTGGGACAACCTGGAGTTCCTGGGATGGCGGGACGAAAAAATGCCGCAGCGTGGCTATTTGGTTGTTGAACACCAAGGCAAGCTCACCGGCATCCTGCTGAGGGCCCCTGAGGGCGGCTCCGGCAAAAAGCGCGTTGTCCTCTGCGAACTCTGCCGCGACGTCTACTCCAAAGAAGACGTATACCTCTGGGTGGCCAAGAAGGCTGGCCAGTCAGGAAAGGACGGCAACACGGTGGGCACGCTGATCTGCGCGGAATTCAGTTGCAGCACCAACGTCCGCAAGGCTCCGCCCGTCAACGAAATCAATCCTGATCCCGCCGTGGTGGTGGACCGCCAAATAGCAGGTCTTGGAGAGCGGACCGCATTGTTCCTGGACAGGGTGCTGGGCGACTCGAAGCGCCGGGCAAAATGA
- a CDS encoding ATP-binding protein, translated as MTIASMLPLGELTNPGQMRLALVQVVNWGTFHGAHTMHVDRNGTLLTGNSGVGKSTLFDAMLRVFDARPRSNEAAAQRSGGAVEDKRTTFTYMRGKVGDKAVGDSSASAFQRPGATWSAVALTFDNAAGTKVTVSALFDLPKNGTESSVGRFYVIDSKPLDLEAIEGIAQKRFTKGALEGIFPDGQVFDVHKAFAERFRRLLGINSDQALPLLRVIQAGKGLGGSVNTFFRDQVLDAPATLAAADDVVEEFSNLMSIRQRLEDVRQQRDQLAPVPALNKEYAQALLDANRLRELAGEEFEAYKQQLAVTVHAKTLARYKELAQSKAQELTAERAVRDALSKELRELELDYNNRGGNAISAIEQSLENAKVGLKLRQQVEEAARKALADAGLNLEWSAEGWEQAHEQAAARSAELKDDSEALKELRFEAFDGHATKKRELAAAEQELLSLRTRKSLLPPSSIENRAAIAAATGVPEERMPFGGELIDLAEGQEQWRPAAERALRNLATTLLVPGEHFAAVTRYLNDNKVRGALRAVDVSKPLAGGALAVEDASDGDLLTKLSILTFGANADAGEWIRERIAVDFAYPCVENPDQLASLDKGLSLGGVVKRNRHTVEKDDRFTSRQDYVLGFDNASKLELVAARVGELENELAKAAELAQSREDSHQGMARQLEALRRVAEDERPWEQVSAAVAADELARIEQRLADALAAQADLEPLRATIESVREKQQSSTGAAAVLQSEYKALDHQMTTADGLLDAARLKLEQAPPSAATVTALEPYFTGVADISELYQLDNLANSVRNKLLDELHAAESRGQATAERLTRMFEAFVRDWGSAISADHGTSIGAAGDFEARYHAIVSDGLPAQEAEFRRFFNQRTHESFSTLLHLLDEERRSITSRILPLNGILSQVNFHEGSYLELDIKQTLPPTAKLFKDAIQNALKAKHSRPARGASAPAAEMDDDAELTARYKSLESLVKRLGSQTPEDRRWRAEVLDVRGHLFIQCKEHREVAKAVPTGKAAPAGKTGKKKTEVFMHADTGSMSGGERQRFTAFIMAAALSYQLGIAEQGFTTYGTVMMDEAFVLASEEFAGAGIKALHEFGFQLLLAAPENVIDLSRHLGSVTEILRDKRTNRSGVLTAPVISGPGEPGAWRSEANPVDIVLR; from the coding sequence GTGACCATCGCAAGCATGCTCCCCCTGGGTGAGCTCACCAATCCCGGCCAGATGCGGCTCGCTTTGGTGCAGGTGGTCAACTGGGGCACGTTCCACGGCGCCCACACCATGCACGTGGACCGGAACGGCACCCTGCTGACGGGCAACTCCGGCGTGGGCAAATCCACCTTGTTCGATGCAATGCTCCGCGTTTTCGATGCCCGGCCGCGTTCAAACGAGGCAGCAGCGCAGCGTTCGGGTGGTGCTGTGGAGGACAAGAGGACCACGTTCACCTATATGCGCGGGAAGGTAGGTGATAAGGCCGTTGGGGACAGCTCGGCCAGTGCCTTCCAGCGCCCCGGTGCCACCTGGTCCGCCGTCGCTCTGACGTTCGACAACGCCGCCGGCACCAAGGTGACCGTGTCGGCCCTGTTTGACCTGCCCAAAAACGGCACGGAGTCCAGCGTCGGCCGCTTCTACGTGATCGACAGCAAACCCCTGGACCTGGAAGCGATCGAAGGAATCGCGCAGAAGCGGTTCACCAAGGGTGCGTTGGAAGGGATCTTCCCGGACGGCCAGGTGTTCGATGTCCACAAGGCGTTCGCCGAGCGTTTCCGCCGGCTCCTGGGCATCAACTCCGACCAGGCGTTGCCGTTGCTCCGCGTGATCCAGGCAGGCAAGGGCCTGGGTGGCAGCGTCAACACGTTCTTCCGCGATCAGGTGCTGGATGCACCCGCCACGCTGGCCGCTGCGGATGATGTAGTGGAGGAGTTCAGCAACCTCATGTCCATCAGGCAGAGGTTGGAGGATGTCCGGCAGCAGCGCGATCAGCTGGCCCCCGTTCCGGCACTCAACAAGGAGTACGCTCAAGCCCTCCTGGATGCCAACCGCCTCCGTGAGCTGGCCGGCGAGGAGTTCGAGGCCTACAAACAACAGCTCGCCGTGACGGTCCACGCCAAAACGTTGGCGCGCTACAAAGAGCTGGCACAGTCCAAGGCCCAGGAATTGACAGCTGAGCGTGCAGTTCGGGATGCCTTGTCCAAGGAACTCCGCGAGCTTGAGCTGGATTACAACAACCGTGGCGGCAACGCGATTTCGGCCATTGAACAGTCTTTGGAGAACGCCAAGGTCGGGCTGAAGCTGCGTCAACAAGTGGAGGAGGCCGCCCGCAAGGCCCTGGCCGACGCCGGGTTGAACCTGGAATGGTCCGCTGAGGGCTGGGAGCAGGCACACGAGCAAGCTGCCGCCCGCTCGGCGGAGTTGAAGGACGATTCCGAAGCCTTGAAAGAGCTCCGTTTCGAAGCCTTCGACGGCCACGCCACCAAAAAGCGTGAACTGGCCGCGGCTGAACAGGAATTGCTGTCCTTGCGGACGCGCAAATCCCTGTTGCCGCCGTCCAGCATTGAAAACCGTGCGGCCATTGCTGCAGCCACGGGCGTACCTGAAGAGCGGATGCCCTTTGGCGGCGAACTGATCGACCTCGCGGAGGGACAGGAACAGTGGCGGCCCGCGGCGGAACGCGCCCTCCGCAACCTGGCCACCACGCTGCTGGTTCCGGGCGAACACTTTGCCGCAGTAACGCGGTACCTGAATGACAACAAGGTCCGTGGCGCTTTGCGCGCAGTGGACGTCTCAAAGCCGCTCGCCGGCGGCGCCCTGGCTGTGGAGGATGCGTCCGACGGTGACCTCTTGACCAAGCTGAGCATTCTCACTTTTGGGGCCAACGCCGACGCCGGCGAATGGATCCGCGAGCGGATCGCCGTGGACTTCGCGTACCCGTGCGTTGAAAACCCGGACCAGTTGGCGTCCCTGGACAAGGGATTGAGCCTGGGCGGTGTGGTCAAACGCAACCGGCACACGGTGGAGAAGGATGATCGCTTCACCAGCCGCCAGGATTACGTCCTGGGCTTTGACAATGCCTCGAAACTGGAGCTGGTGGCGGCCAGGGTGGGAGAGCTGGAAAACGAACTCGCCAAGGCCGCGGAACTCGCGCAAAGCCGCGAAGACTCCCACCAAGGCATGGCCCGTCAGCTGGAAGCACTTCGTCGGGTTGCCGAGGATGAGCGGCCCTGGGAGCAGGTTTCTGCTGCCGTCGCCGCGGACGAGTTGGCTCGGATCGAGCAACGGTTGGCAGATGCCCTGGCAGCACAGGCCGATCTTGAGCCGCTGCGTGCCACCATTGAGTCCGTTCGGGAGAAGCAGCAGTCCTCCACAGGTGCCGCGGCAGTGCTGCAGAGCGAATACAAAGCGCTCGACCATCAGATGACCACCGCTGACGGCCTGCTCGATGCCGCACGGCTCAAACTCGAGCAAGCTCCGCCGTCGGCCGCCACGGTGACCGCGCTGGAACCGTACTTTACCGGCGTCGCAGACATTTCGGAGCTGTACCAGCTGGACAACCTGGCCAACAGCGTCCGCAACAAGCTCTTGGACGAACTTCATGCCGCGGAGTCACGCGGCCAGGCGACTGCCGAGCGGTTGACCCGCATGTTTGAAGCATTTGTACGTGACTGGGGGAGCGCCATCAGCGCCGATCACGGCACGTCGATCGGTGCTGCCGGCGACTTCGAAGCCCGGTACCACGCGATTGTCAGCGACGGCTTGCCGGCCCAGGAAGCCGAGTTCCGGCGGTTCTTCAACCAGCGCACGCATGAATCCTTCAGCACGCTCCTGCATCTGCTGGACGAGGAACGGCGGAGCATCACCAGCCGCATCTTGCCCCTGAACGGCATCCTGTCCCAGGTGAACTTCCATGAGGGAAGCTACCTGGAACTGGACATCAAGCAGACGCTTCCACCCACGGCCAAGTTGTTCAAGGACGCTATCCAGAACGCGTTGAAGGCCAAGCACTCCCGGCCAGCCCGCGGCGCTTCAGCCCCAGCTGCGGAGATGGACGACGACGCCGAACTCACCGCCCGCTACAAGTCACTGGAAAGCCTGGTCAAACGGCTCGGATCCCAGACTCCCGAGGACCGCCGCTGGCGCGCGGAAGTACTTGACGTCCGCGGGCACTTGTTCATCCAATGCAAGGAACACCGCGAGGTGGCCAAGGCCGTTCCGACAGGAAAAGCAGCTCCAGCCGGAAAGACCGGCAAGAAGAAGACCGAGGTCTTCATGCATGCCGACACCGGATCCATGTCCGGCGGTGAGCGTCAGCGCTTTACGGCGTTCATCATGGCCGCTGCCCTCAGCTACCAGTTGGGCATTGCCGAGCAGGGCTTCACCACCTACGGCACGGTCATGATGGATGAGGCATTCGTCCTGGCTTCCGAAGAATTTGCGGGTGCCGGGATCAAGGCGCTTCACGAATTCGGATTCCAGCTGTTGCTGGCTGCGCCCGAAAATGTGATCGACCTGTCCCGGCACCTCGGCTCTGTCACGGAGATCCTCAGGGACAAACGGACCAACCGCTCCGGGGTTCTGACGGCCCCGGTGATCTCAGGTCCGGGTGAGCCCGGAGCCTGGCGATCCGAAGCCAACCCCGTGGACATCGTCCTGCGGTAG
- a CDS encoding DUF4194 domain-containing protein yields the protein MTEEITTTDPTQEGGVTDETPEVPAEAAHVDPFRVTPRDSFVDGAALFPGDTGVLPLKVRHALVKLLKGPYIDGGRDEKLWTTLLDNQLILRSRLSELFLTLQLDHDRKIAVLRPVDPEIIGASSRSSILRQQRALSRVETIVLLRLRLLLDRHVTAQTDPTITREEISDLVANYTPAGQQDALRDSDVVTRTINKLLARQLLLPTPLEDTFTISNALPLALPFENIGDIPAQIEALVAVTADESGTEPLLDLDSPDSAAEDDDGDAGTAADAPTEGQTK from the coding sequence ATGACTGAGGAAATCACGACGACGGACCCCACCCAGGAGGGCGGCGTCACCGACGAGACCCCTGAGGTGCCTGCGGAGGCAGCCCATGTGGACCCCTTCCGCGTCACGCCGCGGGATTCTTTTGTTGACGGCGCCGCGCTGTTCCCGGGTGACACGGGGGTGCTTCCGTTGAAGGTCCGGCACGCCCTGGTAAAGCTCCTGAAGGGTCCGTACATCGACGGGGGCCGTGATGAAAAGTTGTGGACCACCCTCCTGGACAACCAGCTGATCCTTCGCAGCCGCTTGTCTGAGCTGTTCCTCACCCTGCAACTGGACCACGACCGCAAGATTGCCGTTCTCCGTCCCGTGGATCCCGAGATCATTGGTGCCAGTTCCCGTTCCAGCATCCTCCGCCAGCAGCGGGCACTCAGCAGGGTGGAAACCATCGTGTTGCTGCGCCTGCGTCTGTTGTTGGACCGGCATGTCACCGCGCAGACCGATCCCACCATCACCCGCGAGGAAATTTCCGACCTCGTGGCCAACTACACGCCGGCCGGCCAGCAGGATGCCTTGCGCGACTCGGACGTCGTGACCCGGACCATCAACAAGCTCCTGGCCCGTCAACTCCTCCTCCCCACCCCGCTGGAGGACACCTTCACCATCAGCAACGCGCTGCCGCTGGCCCTTCCGTTCGAGAACATCGGTGACATACCGGCGCAGATCGAGGCGTTGGTGGCAGTGACGGCAGACGAATCCGGAACCGAGCCGTTGCTGGACCTGGACTCGCCGGACTCCGCCGCTGAAGACGACGACGGCGACGCCGGAACCGCCGCGGACGCACCAACTGAAGGACAAACCAAGTGA
- a CDS encoding DUF3375 family protein — protein sequence MSRSAMSSADAIGARLRDLEQLTKGPAWALTRSAPWVIAVLQASFTRTRPQLPLEEFHADVDAFLEQLRRQDPALGGQQNGKLFGDEWTRKQFLTRRNQSGQIVYEVTEPAARVLAFLDSLSSERSTLNGSRLGTLLGDVEKLANETNPDQSARLEALEEEIQERQQLVEDISSGEFDGLLDDEDAVEAAGNILDLAASLPADYKKMRDRIEELVGELRNQIIEESLSKGATMAQVLEADKRLRQSPEGRTFRSFTAFLEDPQQQLRFRSAIGEVLSRQFADDLSPEDRETLKNLVAELRYQHGQIQRIYGKLSESLNTYIQSDDVRQSVSLRKVLAEAEQAIRALPYERDRPGLVRGPVLYNAGFESLAMVKLFDPDEFATPPRLADPIAFSDSDRARSARTGKAKPAVLRAAMAGAGTVGDAWENLPAEERHINTVRAILSMALQDGAGFNRATWEHLDFEQIDGSIRTAYLPVVTLNEDSDD from the coding sequence TTGTCCCGCTCAGCCATGTCCTCGGCAGATGCGATCGGCGCCAGGCTCCGTGACCTGGAGCAACTGACCAAAGGTCCTGCCTGGGCGTTGACGCGTTCGGCGCCGTGGGTCATCGCGGTGCTTCAGGCTTCCTTTACCCGCACCCGCCCGCAGCTTCCGTTGGAAGAGTTCCACGCCGACGTCGACGCTTTCCTGGAGCAGCTCCGCCGGCAGGATCCGGCGCTGGGCGGCCAGCAGAACGGCAAACTGTTCGGGGACGAATGGACGCGCAAGCAGTTCCTGACCCGCCGGAACCAGTCGGGGCAAATTGTTTACGAAGTGACCGAACCCGCAGCGCGCGTGCTGGCGTTCCTGGACAGCCTCTCCAGCGAGCGTTCCACGCTGAACGGTTCGCGGCTGGGTACGCTCCTGGGCGATGTTGAAAAGCTGGCGAATGAGACCAACCCGGACCAGAGCGCCCGGCTTGAGGCTCTTGAGGAGGAGATCCAGGAGCGCCAACAACTGGTGGAGGACATCAGTTCCGGCGAGTTTGACGGACTTCTGGATGACGAAGACGCAGTGGAAGCGGCAGGCAACATTCTTGACCTTGCCGCGAGCCTTCCCGCGGATTACAAGAAAATGCGTGACCGCATTGAAGAGTTGGTGGGCGAGCTCCGCAACCAGATCATCGAGGAATCGCTGAGCAAGGGTGCCACCATGGCCCAGGTGCTTGAGGCGGACAAGCGGCTGCGGCAAAGTCCGGAGGGCCGGACCTTCCGTTCCTTCACGGCTTTCCTTGAGGATCCACAGCAGCAACTGCGGTTCCGATCGGCGATCGGGGAGGTCCTCAGCCGGCAGTTCGCCGATGATCTCTCGCCTGAGGACCGGGAAACACTGAAGAACCTGGTGGCCGAGCTGCGTTACCAGCACGGCCAGATCCAGCGGATTTACGGCAAGTTGTCCGAGAGCCTGAATACGTACATCCAAAGCGATGACGTGCGGCAGTCCGTGAGCCTCCGCAAGGTTCTGGCCGAAGCTGAACAGGCCATCCGCGCCTTGCCCTACGAGCGCGACCGCCCGGGACTGGTGCGTGGACCTGTCCTCTACAACGCCGGCTTCGAGTCCTTGGCCATGGTCAAACTCTTCGACCCGGACGAGTTCGCCACCCCGCCCCGCTTGGCGGACCCCATTGCTTTCAGCGATTCGGACCGCGCCCGCTCGGCCCGCACGGGCAAAGCCAAACCGGCGGTGCTCCGGGCCGCGATGGCCGGGGCCGGAACGGTGGGCGATGCTTGGGAAAACCTTCCCGCCGAAGAACGCCATATCAACACCGTCCGCGCCATTCTCTCCATGGCTTTGCAGGACGGCGCCGGCTTCAACAGGGCTACGTGGGAACACCTTGACTTCGAACAAATCGACGGCAGCATCCGCACGGCATACCTGCCGGTCGTCACGCTGAATGAGGACTCTGATGACTGA